A single genomic interval of Salvelinus namaycush isolate Seneca chromosome 41, SaNama_1.0, whole genome shotgun sequence harbors:
- the LOC120034171 gene encoding sphingosine 1-phosphate receptor 2-like, which produces MTLCRKATVLCHPVVAMKSKYSQYYNRSLIHAYYVFAKDMTWEELEERTNGKAQLSSLNIVFVIICSIIILENLLLLIAVFRNKKFHTAMFFFIGNLAFSDLLAGSAYIANIFLSGPRTFELVPVQWFIREGTAFIALAASVFSLLAIAIERYIAITKVRVYGSNRTCRMFLLIGTCWVTSILLGGLPIIGWNCINNLPECSALLPLYSKKYILFVVTIFSIILLSIGILYVRIYLIVRSSHQEATNSPAYALLKTVTIVLGVFIVCWLPAFTVLLLDTSCRRLDCPVLSKADIFFGIATLNSALNPLIYTLRSKDMRKEFLRVLCCWGLLTSGRPTDRCLVPLKSSSSMEHCTNKHEHQTTPIMQAECTTCV; this is translated from the coding sequence ATGACTCTTTGCCGAAAAGCCACCGTGCTCTGCCACCCCGTTGTTGCCATGAAGAGCAAGTATTCCCAGTACTACAACCGGTCCCTGATCCATGCCTACTATGTGTTTGCCAAGGACATGACCTGGGAGGAGCTAGAGGAGCGCACCAACGGGAAGGCGCAGCTCAGCTCCCTCAACATCGTCTTCGTTATCATCTGCAGCATCATCATTCTGGAGAACTTGCTGCTGCTCATTGCCGTGTTCCGCAACAAGAAGTTCCACACCGCCATGTTCTTCTTCATCGGGAACCTAGCCTTCTCCGACCTGCTGGCCGGCTCTGCCTACATCGCCAACATCTTCCTATCAGGGCCAAGGACCTTTGAGTTGGTGCCAGTGCAGTGGTTCATCAGGGAGGGCACAGCCTTTATAGCGCTGGCCGCCTCCGTCTTCAGCCTGCTGGCCATCGCCATCGAGCGCTACATCGCCATCACCAAGGTCAGGGTGTACGGCTCTAACAGGACGTGTCGTATGTTCCTGCTGATCGGGACGTGCTGGGTCACCTCCATCCTCCTGGGAGGCTTGCCCATCATCGGCTGGAACTGCATCAACAACCTGCCTGAGTGCTCGGCCTTGCTGCCCCTCTATTCCAAGAAGTACATCCTGTTTGTGGTCACCATCTTCAGCATCATCCTGCTCTCTATCGGCATCCTTTACGTGCGCATCTATCTGATCGTGCGCTCCAGCCACCAGGAGGCCACCAACTCTCCGGCCTACGCCCTGCTGAAGACGGTCACCATCGTGCTGGGCGTCTTCATCGTGTGCTGGCTGCCCGCCTTCACCGTCCTCCTCCTGGACACCTCCTGCCGCAGGCTGGACTGCCCCGTCCTCTCCAAGGCAGACATCTTCTTCGGCATCGCCACGCTCAACTCGGCACTCAACCCGTTGATCTACACGCTACGCAGTAAGGACATGAGAAAAGAGTTCCTGCGTGTGCTGTGCTGCTGGGGGCTGCTGACCAGCGGGCGCCCCACCGACCGATGCCTGGTGCCCCTCAAGAGCTCCAGCTCTATGGAGCACTGTACCAACAAACACGAACACCAGACCACGCCCATCATGCAGGCAGAGTGCACCACCTGTGTCTGA